One region of Quercus lobata isolate SW786 chromosome 2, ValleyOak3.0 Primary Assembly, whole genome shotgun sequence genomic DNA includes:
- the LOC115965982 gene encoding glycosyltransferase BC10-like, with protein sequence MPSLLTRVGLMSSVKEAACGACLYLKSFLVSLQAPTYTTLPPISSTVSPPPPPPPPLELLLSSFVESANGTSNYARVSLKKQEFLTHNMSDQELFQNASMVSQTELSGRQVPKVAFMFMTKGPLPFSLLWEKFFKGHEGFYSIYVHAHPSFNDSEPEDSIFYGRRIPSQPVYWGTSSMIDAERRLLANALLDISNQRFVLLSDSCIPLFNFKIVYNYLMDSNLSFLGSFDDPRKAGRGRYSPQMWPLINITDWRKGSQWFEVHRHLAMHIVSDTKYYPIFQKHCLMPCYMDEHYIPTLANMLYSEFNSNRSITWVDWSRGGPHPAKFGWGDITDEFLNQIRFGSTCPYNENTTSICFLFARKFLPSTLEPLLRVAPLLLGLEP encoded by the exons ATGCCCAGTCTCCTTACTCGAGTTGGATTGATGAGCAGTGTGAAGGAGGCAGCATGTGGAG CTTGTTTATACCTCAAAAGCTTCTTGGTTTCTTTACAAGCCCCAACATACACTACTCTTCCACCAATATCATCAACAgtatcaccaccaccaccaccaccaccaccattagaATTATTGCTATCTAGTTTTGTTGAATCAGCAAATGGGACATCCAACTATGCTAGAGTTTCACTGAAAAAGCAGGAGTTCCTTACTCATAATATGAGTGACCAAGAGTTGTTCCAGAACGCATCAATGGTTTCACAAACAGAACTGTCTGGCAGGCAGGTTCCAAAGGTGGCCTTCATGTTTATGACAAAAGGGCCTTTGCCTTTTTCTCTCTTGTGGGAGAAGTTTTTCAAAGGGCATGAAGGCTTTTACTCCATATATGTACATGCACATCCTTCTTTCAATGATTCAGAGCCTGAAGATTCTATCTTCTATGGGAGAAGAATCCCTAGCCAG CCAGTCTATTGGGGTACATCCTCAATGATTGACGCTGAGAGACGCCTATTAGCAAATGCCCTACTTGACATCTCCAATCAAAGATTTGTTTTGCTCTCAGACTCATGCATTCCATTATTCAACTTCAAGATTGTTTATAACTACCTCATGGACTCAAATTTGAGCTTCCTAGGCTCCTTCGATGACCCAAGGAAGGCAGGTCGTGGTCGATATAGTCCCCAAATGTGGCCCTTAATAAACATCACAGATTGGAGAAAAGGGTCTCAATGGTTTGAAGTACACCGTCACCTTGCCATGCACATTGTGTCTGACACCAAATACTAccctatttttcaaaaacattgtcTCATGCCCTGTTACATGGATGAACATTATATTCCAACACTTGCGAACATGTTGTACTCAGAGTTCAACTCAAATCGAAGCATTACATGGGTTGATTGGTCCAGGGGTGGCCCTCATCCTGCAAAATTTGGATGGGGTGATATCACTGATGAGTTTCTAAATCAAATTCGATTTGGATCAACATGTCCTTATAATGAAAATACAACATCAATATGTTTCTTGTTCGCTAGAAAATTCTTACCTAGTACATTGGAGCCTTTGTTAAGGGTTGCTCCATTGTTGCTTGGTTTAGAGCCATAG
- the LOC115965975 gene encoding glycosyltransferase BC10-like, with product MGNEQHLWQRISNAFCFQIQSSRIFQVFFFVIGLTFGFLTCLYLKSLLPLLQVPTYSTISPISSTVLVPPALHTPPPPPPPIESLPSSLVESANGASNYTSVLLKKQELLTHNMSDQELFQKALMVPQTELPGRQVPKVAFMFLTKGPLPLATLWEKFFKGNEGFYSIYVHANPSFNDSEPQDSIFCGRRIPSQPVYWGTSSMIDAERRLLANALLDISNQRFVLLSESCIPLFNFKIIYNYLMDSHLSFLGSFDDPRKAGRGRYSPQMWPIINIKDWRKGAQWFEVHRHLAMHIVSDTKYYPIFQKHCLMPCYMDEHYIPTLVNLLYSELNSNRSITWVDWSRGGPHPAKFGWSAITNEFLNQIRCGSTCPYNGNTTKICFLFARKFLPSALEPLLRVAPLLLG from the exons ATGGGAAATGAGCAACATCTATGGCAAAGGATTTCCAACGCCTTCTGTTTCCAAATACAATCAAGCCGTATCTTTcaagttttcttctttgttaTTGGTTTGACGTTTGGATTTTTAACTTGTCTATACCTAAAAAGCTTATTGCCTTTATTACAAGTCCCAACATATTCTACTATTTCACCAATATCATCAACAGTACTAGTACCGCCAGCACTACATacaccaccacctccaccaccaccaatagAATCATTGCCATCAAGTTTAGTTGAATCAGCAAATGGGGCATCCAACTATACAAGTGTTTTGCTGAAAAAACAGGAGCTCCTTACTCATAATATGAGTGACCAAGAGTTGTTCCAGAAAGCATTAATGGTTCCACAAACAGAACTGCCTGGCCGGCAGGTTCCAAAGGTGGCTTTCATGTTCTTGACAAAAGGGCCCTTGCCATTGGCAACCTTGTGGGAAAAGTTTTTCAAAGGAAATGAAGGCTTTTACTCCATATATGTGCATGCAAATCCTTCTTTCAATGATTCAGAGCCTCAAGATTCTATCTTCTGTGGTAGAAGAATCCCTAGCCAG CCAGTGTATTGGGGTACATCCTCAATGATTGATGCAGAGAGACGCCTATTAGCAAATGCCCTACTTGACATCTCCAATCAAAGATTTGTATTGCTCTCAGAATCTTGCATTCCATTATTCAACTTCAAGATCATTTATAACTACCTCATGGACTCGCATTTGAGCTTCCTAGGTTCCTTCGACGACCCAAGGAAGGCAGGTCGCGGTCGATATAGTCCCCAAATGTGGCCCATTATAAACATCAAAGATTGGAGAAAAGGGGCTCAATGGTTTGAAGTGCACCGTCACCTTGCCATGCACATTGTGTCTGACACCAAATACTAccctatttttcaaaaacattgtcTCATGCCCTGTTACATGGATGAACATTATATTCCAACACTTGTGAACTTGTTGTACTCAGAGTTAAACTCGAATCGAAGCATTACATGGGTTGATTGGTCGAGGGGTGGCCCTCATCCTGCAAAATTTGGATGGAGTGCTATCACTAATGAGTTTTTGAATCAAATTCGATGTGGATCAACATGTCCTTATAATGGAAATACTACAAAAATATGTTTCTTGTTTGCTAGGAAATTCTTACCTAGTGCATTGGAGCCTTTGTTAAGGGTTGCTCCATTGTTGCTTGGTTGA